The Chryseolinea soli genome contains a region encoding:
- the gldF gene encoding gliding motility-associated ABC transporter permease subunit GldF has product MLQVLSKEFNSFLNSLIAYVVIGVFLLSMGLLVWVFPETSVLDYGYADMETLFSVGPYVFVFLVPAITMRSFAEEKKAGTMELLFTKPLTDWDILLGKYFASLLLVWFALIPTLVYYYSIYRLGNPVGNVDTAGVMGSYIGLALLAAVFCAVGIFASCITPNQIVAFIVAAFLSFLLFSGFDSLSTLEFWSANALRVKQLGLLFHYDSLSRGLIDARDVVYFISVIFLMLSVTKLILGSRQW; this is encoded by the coding sequence ATGCTTCAGGTACTCTCAAAGGAATTTAACAGCTTTCTCAATTCGCTCATCGCCTACGTGGTGATCGGTGTGTTTTTGCTGAGCATGGGATTGCTCGTGTGGGTGTTCCCCGAAACGTCGGTGCTTGACTATGGCTATGCCGATATGGAAACGCTGTTCAGCGTGGGCCCCTATGTGTTTGTGTTCCTGGTGCCGGCCATTACTATGCGCAGTTTTGCGGAAGAAAAGAAAGCCGGCACGATGGAGCTGTTGTTCACCAAACCACTGACCGATTGGGATATTCTGTTGGGGAAATATTTTGCCAGCCTGCTGCTGGTATGGTTCGCGTTGATCCCGACGCTGGTGTATTACTATTCTATTTATCGCCTGGGCAATCCCGTGGGCAACGTCGACACGGCGGGGGTGATGGGTTCCTATATCGGGCTGGCCTTGCTGGCGGCCGTGTTTTGTGCGGTGGGTATTTTTGCTTCCTGCATTACGCCTAACCAGATCGTTGCGTTTATCGTGGCGGCCTTCCTCAGCTTCCTGTTGTTTTCGGGTTTTGACTCGTTGTCGACGTTGGAGTTTTGGTCGGCCAATGCCTTGCGGGTAAAGCAACTGGGGTTGCTGTTTCATTACGACTCCCTGAGCCGCGGGTTGATCGACGCGCGCGATGTCGTGTATTTTATCAGCGTGATCTTCCTCATGCTGTCCGTTACCAAACTAATCCTGGGCAGCAGACAATGGTGA
- the gldA gene encoding gliding motility-associated ABC transporter ATP-binding subunit GldA — protein MSLVIQNLTKIYGEQKAINNISFTVQTGEIVGFLGPNGAGKSSTMKIATCYLPPTSGRVLVGGFDVVEQPMQVKQITGYLPEHNPLYLDLYVHEYLSFIGGLYGLRGARLKDRTREMIELCGLTNEQNKRIETLSKGYRQRVGLAQALLHDPKVLILDEPTSGLDPNQLVEIRKLIKDISRNKTVIFSTHIMQEVQALCDRVVVINKGELVADDTLTNLLRRDGKGTMLLAEFEGNVTAEQLSALKGVRQVTVVEGFKFRIATDGETDLRPEIFRFAADNNLSLIGLKQEESSLENIFRELTAQDPTMP, from the coding sequence ATGTCGCTTGTCATACAAAACCTCACGAAAATTTATGGCGAACAGAAAGCCATCAACAACATCTCGTTCACGGTGCAAACGGGCGAGATCGTGGGTTTTTTGGGACCAAACGGAGCCGGAAAGTCGTCGACCATGAAAATCGCCACCTGCTACCTGCCTCCAACCTCGGGACGTGTGCTGGTGGGGGGATTCGACGTGGTGGAACAACCCATGCAGGTGAAGCAGATCACGGGTTATTTGCCCGAACACAACCCGCTGTACCTGGACCTCTACGTGCACGAGTATCTGTCCTTCATCGGCGGTCTGTATGGACTGCGCGGCGCGCGACTGAAGGACCGCACGAGAGAGATGATCGAACTTTGCGGCCTCACCAACGAGCAAAACAAAAGAATAGAAACCCTGTCGAAAGGCTATCGCCAGCGGGTAGGACTGGCCCAGGCGTTGTTGCACGACCCCAAGGTGCTGATCCTGGATGAGCCCACGTCGGGACTGGACCCCAACCAACTGGTGGAGATCCGCAAGCTGATCAAAGACATTAGCCGCAACAAGACCGTGATCTTCTCCACCCACATCATGCAGGAAGTGCAGGCCCTCTGCGACCGCGTGGTGGTGATCAACAAAGGCGAACTGGTGGCCGACGACACGCTGACCAACCTGCTGCGCCGCGACGGCAAGGGCACCATGCTGCTGGCCGAATTTGAAGGGAATGTGACGGCTGAGCAATTGAGCGCGCTCAAAGGCGTGCGCCAGGTGACCGTGGTGGAAGGTTTCAAATTCAGGATCGCCACCGACGGCGAGACCGACCTGCGCCCGGAAATATTCCGTTTTGCGGCAGACAATAATTTATCGCTCATCGGGTTGAAGCAGGAGGAAAGCTCGCTGGAGAACATCTTCCGGGAGCTGACGGCCCAGGATCCTACTATGCCATAA
- a CDS encoding redoxin domain-containing protein: MRLTVFITCLFLSTLALGQGGYQIKFQVAGLKDTTMYLGNYFGESTYIKDTAKVNSKGEFVFEGKKKLERGVYFLVLNKMKVMELAIGKDQHFSMVTSTDDYVKNMKVTGDVDNKLFFENMLFNMDRHHEAEPFLKVLQDSTLAPDKKTTAREAFNKVNDKVTAYQMDVIKKYPGTITATVLKTSQILKVPDAPKKSDGTIDSTFQLRWYRQHFFDNFDLADSALLRMPRPLYRDKVYEYLEKLYAPNPDTLTKAIGPMVDKAKSNKETYKYISFILLMKYQQPEIMGLDEVYVNVFDKYFGSGEMDFWINAKTKKDLKDHADRLRKSLVGRKAPNLIMQDSNFKPKSMYDIKNKYTILFIFDPDCGHCREETPKLVDFYKLKKYNLEVYAVSADTSMAKMRDYIKEMKMPWITVNGPRTYVGPYGDLYDAITTPSLYVIDDKKMIIGKKIPVEKLDEFLTQYEKFHKTKPAEKAKPTTKS, translated from the coding sequence ATGCGCCTCACCGTTTTCATTACCTGTCTTTTCTTGTCCACGCTGGCCCTGGGCCAGGGCGGCTACCAGATAAAATTCCAGGTCGCCGGCCTCAAGGACACGACCATGTACCTGGGCAACTATTTTGGCGAAAGCACCTATATCAAGGACACCGCCAAAGTGAACAGCAAGGGCGAGTTCGTGTTCGAAGGCAAAAAGAAACTCGAACGCGGCGTCTACTTCCTGGTCCTCAATAAAATGAAGGTCATGGAATTGGCCATCGGCAAAGACCAGCACTTCAGCATGGTCACCAGCACGGACGACTACGTGAAGAACATGAAGGTGACGGGCGATGTGGACAACAAGCTCTTCTTCGAGAACATGCTCTTCAACATGGACCGCCATCACGAAGCCGAGCCCTTCCTCAAAGTGCTCCAGGACAGCACACTGGCCCCCGACAAGAAGACCACCGCCCGTGAAGCGTTCAACAAAGTGAACGACAAGGTGACGGCCTATCAAATGGATGTCATCAAAAAATACCCCGGCACCATCACGGCCACCGTCCTCAAAACCAGCCAAATCCTCAAAGTGCCCGACGCCCCCAAGAAGTCCGACGGCACCATCGACTCCACCTTCCAACTGCGCTGGTATCGCCAGCACTTCTTCGACAACTTCGACCTGGCCGACAGTGCCCTGCTCCGCATGCCGCGACCGTTGTATCGCGACAAAGTATACGAATACCTCGAAAAACTCTACGCTCCCAACCCCGACACCCTCACCAAGGCCATCGGCCCGATGGTAGACAAGGCCAAGAGCAACAAGGAAACCTACAAATACATCAGCTTCATCCTCCTCATGAAATATCAGCAACCCGAGATCATGGGCCTCGACGAAGTGTATGTGAACGTGTTTGACAAATATTTTGGCTCCGGCGAAATGGACTTCTGGATCAACGCCAAGACCAAGAAAGACCTGAAAGACCACGCCGACCGGCTGCGCAAAAGCCTCGTGGGCCGCAAAGCGCCTAACCTCATCATGCAGGACAGCAACTTCAAGCCGAAGTCGATGTATGACATCAAGAACAAATACACTATCCTCTTCATCTTCGATCCCGACTGTGGCCACTGCCGCGAAGAAACGCCCAAGCTGGTGGACTTCTATAAACTAAAAAAATACAACCTTGAAGTATATGCCGTGAGCGCCGACACGTCTATGGCAAAAATGCGCGACTACATCAAAGAAATGAAAATGCCCTGGATCACCGTCAACGGACCGCGTACGTACGTGGGACCTTACGGCGACCTCTACGACGCCATCACTACGCCCTCGTTGTATGTGATCGACGATAAGAAAATGATCATCGGCAAAAAGATCCCGGTCGAAAAACTGGACGAATTCCTCACGCAATACGAGAAATTCCACAAGACCAAACCGGCAGAAAAGGCGAAACCCACAACGAAGTCATAA